The Methyloferula stellata AR4 genome includes a window with the following:
- the glmM gene encoding phosphoglucosamine mutase, producing the protein MSRKYFGTDGIRGRANGTITAELAMKVAQATGVVFQHGDHRHRAVIGKDTRLSGYMIEYAMVAGFTSVGMDVLLLGPMPTPAVAMLTRSMRADVGVMISASHNLFEDNGIKLFGPDGYKLSDAVEAKIEALMDEDLSRKLSKAPDLGRAKRVDDVRARYIEFAKHTLPRNLSLEGLRIVIDCANGAAYKLAPEALWELGAEVFSIGVQPDGLNINLGVGSTAPEALAKKVREMRADIGIALDGDADRVLIVDETGKIVDGDQLMAAIAESWQEDGRLSQPGIVATLMSNLGLERFLSSIHLSLARTAVGDRYVLEHMREHGYNVGGEQSGHIILSDYGTTGDGLVAALQVLAVVKRKMKPVSQVCHRFEPLPQILKNVRFKAGQPLSEERVLRVIEDGKQRLANAGRLVIRLSGTEPVVRVMAEGDDADLIERVVDDICDALTTAAAA; encoded by the coding sequence ATGAGCCGCAAATATTTCGGAACCGACGGCATCAGGGGCCGCGCCAATGGCACGATCACCGCCGAACTCGCGATGAAAGTCGCGCAGGCGACCGGCGTCGTCTTCCAGCACGGCGACCACCGCCACAGAGCAGTGATCGGCAAGGACACCCGCCTCTCCGGCTATATGATCGAATATGCGATGGTCGCGGGTTTTACCTCCGTCGGCATGGACGTGCTGTTGCTGGGGCCGATGCCGACGCCGGCCGTCGCCATGCTGACGCGCTCGATGCGCGCCGATGTCGGCGTCATGATTTCGGCCTCGCACAATCTTTTCGAGGACAATGGGATCAAGCTCTTCGGGCCGGACGGCTATAAGCTCTCCGACGCGGTCGAAGCCAAGATCGAAGCCTTGATGGACGAGGATCTCAGCCGCAAATTGTCGAAGGCCCCCGATCTCGGCCGCGCCAAGCGCGTCGATGACGTCCGCGCCCGCTATATCGAATTCGCCAAACATACTTTGCCGCGCAACCTTTCGCTCGAAGGCCTCCGCATCGTCATCGATTGCGCCAACGGCGCCGCCTATAAGCTCGCGCCCGAAGCTCTATGGGAGCTTGGCGCCGAGGTATTTTCGATTGGCGTTCAGCCCGACGGTTTGAACATCAATCTCGGCGTCGGCTCGACAGCGCCCGAAGCGCTCGCCAAAAAAGTCCGCGAGATGCGCGCCGATATCGGCATCGCGCTCGACGGTGATGCCGATCGCGTGCTCATCGTCGACGAGACCGGCAAGATCGTCGATGGCGATCAGTTGATGGCAGCAATCGCCGAAAGCTGGCAGGAAGACGGACGTCTCTCCCAGCCGGGCATCGTCGCGACGCTCATGTCGAATCTCGGCCTCGAACGCTTCCTGTCGAGCATCCATTTGTCTTTGGCGCGGACGGCTGTCGGCGACCGCTACGTGCTCGAACATATGCGCGAGCACGGCTATAATGTCGGCGGCGAGCAATCGGGCCATATCATCCTGTCCGATTACGGCACGACCGGAGACGGACTCGTCGCAGCTCTGCAGGTTCTCGCCGTGGTCAAGCGCAAGATGAAACCGGTGAGCCAGGTCTGCCACCGCTTTGAGCCGCTGCCGCAGATTTTGAAGAATGTCCGGTTCAAGGCCGGGCAGCCGCTTTCCGAGGAACGCGTCTTGCGCGTGATCGAAGACGGCAAGCAAAGGCTCGCCAATGCCGGCCGCCTCGTGATCCGGCTGTCGGGGACGGAGCCTGTCGTGCGCGTCATGGCGGAAGGCGACGATGCCGATCTCATCGAACGGGTCGTCGATGATATTTGCGATGCGCTGACGACGGCCGCGGCGGCTTAA
- a CDS encoding type II toxin-antitoxin system VapC family toxin has protein sequence MIAVDTSALVSIVLREAASSACAEALEAETEVIVSAATVAEALIVAGFRNVADEMASLIERLNLVIVPVTPEAAHRVAQVYATWGKGIHPARLNFGDCFSYAVAKEYACPLLFVGDDFAKTDVERVL, from the coding sequence ATGATCGCGGTCGATACGTCGGCGCTTGTGTCCATCGTCTTGAGGGAAGCTGCCTCCTCGGCCTGTGCGGAGGCTCTGGAAGCGGAAACGGAGGTGATCGTCTCGGCCGCGACAGTTGCCGAAGCGCTTATCGTCGCTGGATTCCGAAACGTGGCCGATGAGATGGCAAGCCTGATCGAGAGGCTCAATCTCGTTATTGTTCCCGTCACCCCAGAAGCAGCCCATCGCGTCGCACAAGTCTACGCGACATGGGGCAAAGGCATACATCCAGCACGTCTGAATTTTGGCGACTGTTTCTCATATGCGGTGGCCAAGGAATATGCTTGCCCGCTTCTTTTCGTGGGCGATGACTTCGCGAAGACCGATGTCGAGCGTGTTCTTTAA
- a CDS encoding tetratricopeptide repeat protein has protein sequence MDMELPSPEQVAAILPKWRAEHPRLDAMLERYGEPVKALRHMGLLLWQQGDLGPATQMLAGAVSLSPAEAPLWSGLGGVLFAAGHRAEAASCIKSALSRDPTQATDWLMLGTIHSTEPDTSVAEEAFLNALQCDPNSPDAVISLGLLYTRTKRYAEAARCLKDAVAAGAESPAVHTCLAQTLFNLGDFPGAARSFGEAVRRQPDDPPLRQKFGQARFLETILDCTLEDGLAAYQEAAGGAPEDFDKLTRDSFHILSGYGHLEAAIRLGEALQARKPGDPIQAYLLAALKQKPMDRAPDEYVTTYFDKFAETFDQQLVEVLDYHGPEKLHALVASQGRPLARMLDLGCGTGLAGPLLKAPGRVLTGVDLSPRMLEKAAARQAYDHLIASEAIAYLAQQEHGFDLIFAADFLVYVGDLAPLLRHAARLLAPGGLLALTIETTTDGTYRLLPSGRFAHRPAYIEDLGRGSFGLLRQEPTMIRLEANRPVDGALMLFERV, from the coding sequence GATGCCATGCTCGAGCGCTATGGCGAGCCGGTCAAAGCCCTGCGCCATATGGGGCTTCTACTCTGGCAGCAAGGCGATCTCGGCCCGGCGACGCAAATGCTGGCGGGCGCCGTCAGCCTTTCGCCGGCGGAAGCGCCTTTATGGAGCGGCCTCGGCGGCGTTCTCTTTGCCGCCGGTCACCGGGCGGAGGCAGCGAGCTGCATCAAAAGCGCGCTCAGCCGCGACCCGACACAGGCCACCGATTGGCTGATGCTCGGCACGATCCACAGCACGGAGCCCGACACGAGCGTTGCGGAAGAAGCGTTTCTGAACGCCTTGCAATGCGATCCGAATTCGCCCGACGCGGTGATCAGCCTCGGTTTGCTCTATACACGGACCAAACGCTACGCCGAGGCCGCACGCTGTCTAAAAGATGCGGTCGCGGCCGGCGCCGAAAGTCCAGCCGTTCACACATGTCTGGCGCAGACTTTGTTCAATCTCGGCGATTTTCCGGGCGCGGCACGGTCCTTCGGCGAGGCTGTGCGGCGGCAGCCCGACGATCCGCCACTGCGGCAGAAATTCGGACAGGCACGCTTTCTCGAAACCATACTTGACTGCACCCTTGAAGACGGGCTCGCAGCCTATCAAGAGGCCGCGGGCGGCGCTCCCGAAGACTTCGACAAGCTGACCCGCGACAGCTTTCATATTTTAAGCGGTTACGGCCATCTGGAGGCCGCGATCCGCCTCGGCGAAGCGCTGCAGGCCCGAAAGCCCGGCGATCCCATTCAGGCCTATCTTCTCGCGGCCTTAAAGCAAAAGCCGATGGATCGCGCGCCCGATGAATATGTGACCACCTATTTCGATAAATTCGCGGAGACATTCGATCAGCAGCTCGTCGAGGTGCTCGACTATCATGGGCCCGAAAAGCTTCATGCGCTCGTGGCGTCGCAAGGCAGGCCGCTCGCACGCATGCTCGATCTCGGATGCGGGACCGGCCTCGCAGGGCCGCTGCTGAAGGCACCCGGCCGGGTTTTGACGGGCGTCGATCTCTCGCCGCGCATGCTCGAAAAGGCCGCCGCCCGGCAGGCCTATGACCATCTCATCGCATCCGAGGCCATAGCCTATCTTGCGCAGCAAGAGCATGGATTCGATCTCATCTTCGCGGCCGATTTTCTGGTTTATGTCGGCGATCTTGCGCCTTTGTTGCGTCACGCCGCACGATTGCTGGCGCCGGGCGGCCTGCTTGCGCTTACCATCGAAACCACGACCGACGGGACCTACAGGCTGCTGCCCTCCGGCCGTTTCGCACATCGCCCCGCCTATATCGAGGATCTGGGACGCGGCAGTTTCGGACTGCTGCGCCAGGAACCGACCATGATCCGCCTTGAAGCCAATCGCCCGGTCGATGGTGCGCTGATGCTGTTTGAGCGCGTTTAA
- a CDS encoding type II toxin-antitoxin system Phd/YefM family antitoxin: MRISVTDAKGQLTELVRRAEAGDEIVLTRHGQPAVRLVPVNSEQIRASRRAIIAEVQAAAAKKATPGPDAAQSQDFLYGEDGLPE; encoded by the coding sequence ATGCGTATTTCCGTAACAGACGCCAAAGGCCAATTGACCGAATTGGTGCGGCGCGCCGAAGCTGGCGATGAGATCGTCCTTACGCGCCACGGCCAACCGGCTGTGCGGCTCGTGCCGGTCAATTCCGAGCAGATCCGTGCATCGCGCCGAGCGATTATCGCAGAGGTTCAAGCCGCCGCCGCGAAAAAGGCGACGCCGGGGCCAGATGCGGCGCAAAGCCAGGATTTTCTTTATGGCGAGGACGGCCTGCCCGAATGA
- a CDS encoding MATE family efflux transporter produces the protein MSEHNRSDTPPIDHAAVVRLALPMVLAHLSTPLLGFVDAAVIGRLGEAYLLGAIAAAAVVFDFTFWGFGFLRMGTASLAAQALGRGDTMEGHAVLMRAMIMAVGLGLLLIVLQRPIAWIGFSLLSASPAVTEAARSYFDIRIWSAPIALANYVLLGVFIGRGKTGVALGLQVLINLSNIVFNIVLVYGLSLGVRGSAIGTLLAEILGVCGGFFTLTFFDRHWFVVEAKILKDRARLVQMMAINRDLMIRTAALLFSYAFFTAQGARGGDVVLAANAVLMNLYLIGAFFLDGFATAAQQLCGQAFGAGDGARFRTAVRLTMLWCLGFSACLSVAEFLGGHAFIGFVTTNEAVREAAWNYIPYAAAATFVGAACFDFDGVFIGAAWTRDMRNMMLVSMALYLLSFVLLKPLGNAGLWLAILVFLSTRGATLYWRYRHLVREAFPAAQSAAPVPIASASSG, from the coding sequence ATGTCCGAACATAACAGGTCCGACACGCCGCCCATCGATCACGCGGCAGTGGTGCGTCTCGCTTTGCCGATGGTGCTTGCGCATCTGTCGACGCCGCTTTTGGGTTTTGTCGATGCGGCGGTGATCGGGCGGCTGGGCGAAGCCTATCTCCTTGGCGCCATCGCTGCCGCGGCGGTCGTCTTCGATTTCACCTTCTGGGGTTTCGGCTTTCTCCGAATGGGGACAGCGAGCCTCGCCGCGCAAGCGCTTGGCCGCGGCGACACCATGGAAGGCCATGCCGTTCTTATGCGCGCCATGATCATGGCTGTCGGGCTTGGCCTTTTGCTGATCGTTCTGCAAAGGCCCATCGCCTGGATCGGCTTTTCTCTGCTCTCTGCGAGCCCGGCCGTCACCGAGGCGGCACGATCCTATTTCGACATCAGGATCTGGTCGGCGCCCATCGCGCTCGCCAATTACGTGCTGCTTGGCGTCTTCATCGGCCGCGGCAAGACCGGCGTCGCGCTCGGCTTGCAGGTTCTCATCAACCTTTCCAACATCGTCTTCAATATCGTGCTGGTCTATGGACTGTCGCTTGGAGTGCGCGGCTCCGCGATCGGCACATTGCTCGCCGAAATTCTCGGCGTTTGCGGAGGCTTCTTCACGCTCACCTTCTTCGACCGTCACTGGTTCGTGGTCGAAGCTAAAATCCTCAAGGACCGCGCCCGCCTCGTCCAGATGATGGCGATCAACCGCGACCTGATGATCCGCACGGCGGCGCTTTTGTTCAGCTATGCCTTTTTCACCGCGCAAGGCGCGCGCGGCGGCGATGTCGTGCTGGCGGCCAATGCCGTTTTGATGAACCTTTATTTGATCGGCGCCTTTTTCCTCGACGGATTCGCCACTGCCGCGCAGCAGCTTTGCGGGCAGGCCTTTGGTGCGGGCGACGGCGCGCGCTTTCGCACCGCGGTGCGGCTCACGATGCTCTGGTGCCTTGGTTTTTCAGCTTGCCTGTCGGTGGCCGAGTTTTTGGGCGGCCATGCCTTCATCGGTTTCGTCACGACGAACGAGGCCGTCCGGGAAGCGGCCTGGAACTACATTCCCTATGCCGCGGCCGCGACCTTTGTCGGGGCTGCCTGCTTTGATTTCGACGGGGTTTTCATAGGCGCCGCCTGGACGCGCGATATGCGCAACATGATGCTCGTCTCGATGGCGCTCTATCTCTTGAGTTTCGTTCTGCTGAAGCCACTCGGCAATGCCGGCCTTTGGCTCGCGATTCTCGTCTTTCTCAGCACACGCGGCGCGACGCTCTATTGGCGCTATCGGCACCTGGTGAGAGAGGCCTTTCCGGCAGCCCAGTCCGCCGCGCCCGTGCCGATCGCCTCGGCGAGCAGCGGATAG
- a CDS encoding DUF952 domain-containing protein, translated as MPLIYKIASAKLWREAESQGRFDGAPIDLKDGYIHFSTAEQAPETVALHFKGQDDLVIAAIDAEKLKDNLKWEPSRGGSLFPHLYGALPIKAVIWVKPLPMNADGSHDFSGIDL; from the coding sequence ATGCCCCTCATCTATAAAATCGCCTCGGCGAAACTCTGGCGCGAGGCCGAAAGCCAGGGCCGCTTTGACGGCGCACCGATCGATCTCAAAGATGGCTACATCCATTTTTCGACGGCCGAACAAGCGCCCGAGACCGTGGCGCTGCATTTCAAAGGCCAGGACGATCTCGTCATCGCCGCCATCGACGCGGAAAAGCTCAAAGACAATCTGAAATGGGAGCCGTCGCGTGGCGGCTCTTTGTTTCCGCATCTCTATGGCGCTTTGCCGATCAAGGCCGTCATCTGGGTCAAGCCATTGCCGATGAATGCCGACGGCAGCCATGATTTTTCCGGCATCGATTTATGA
- the ftsH gene encoding ATP-dependent zinc metalloprotease FtsH produces MNPNFRNFALWVIVFLLVVALVMLFQNPGQRVASTDITFSQLLNEVDQGRVREVTISGNEINGHYTDNRAFATYAPNDPTLVQTLYKKNVAISAKPPSDGNSWLVTLLVNGLPLIAFLGVWIFLSRQMQGAGGKAMGFGKSKAKLLTEAHGRVTFEDVAGVDEAKEDLQEIVEFLRDPQKFQRLGGRIPRGVLLVGPPGTGKTLLARAIAGEANVPFFTISGSDFVEMFVGVGASRVRDMFEQAKKNAPCIIFIDEIDAVGRHRGAGLGGGNDEREQTLNQLLVEMDGFEANEGIILIAATNRPDVLDPALLRPGRFDRQIVVPNPDIVGRERILKVHVRKVPLAPDVDLRTVARGTPGFSGADLMNLVNEAALMAARRGKRIVTMVEFEDAKDKIMMGAERRTLVMTEKEKELTAYHEGGHAIVALNVIATDPVHKATIIPRGRAMGMVMQLPERDKLSMSYEQMTSRLAVLMAGRVSEEIVFGWEKVTSGAQSDIEQATKLARAMVTRWGFSEELGTVMYGENQEEVFLGYSMGRQQNISEATSQKIDAEVRRLVEAGHAEATRIITEKRADLEVLAKGLLEYETLSGDEIIGLLQGRRPVREVAEEPAPVRAPTSPVPTTGTSRPRPGPEPGLEPQPQV; encoded by the coding sequence ATGAATCCGAATTTCAGGAATTTCGCCCTCTGGGTCATCGTTTTTCTGCTGGTCGTCGCCTTGGTGATGCTGTTCCAGAATCCTGGCCAGCGCGTCGCCTCGACTGACATCACCTTCAGCCAGCTCCTGAACGAAGTTGATCAAGGCAGGGTGCGCGAGGTCACGATCTCTGGAAATGAGATCAATGGCCATTACACCGACAATCGCGCCTTTGCCACTTATGCGCCGAACGATCCGACGCTGGTGCAGACCCTCTACAAGAAAAACGTCGCGATCTCGGCGAAGCCGCCGTCCGACGGCAATAGCTGGCTCGTCACGCTTCTCGTCAACGGCCTTCCGCTGATCGCCTTCCTCGGCGTTTGGATCTTCCTGTCCCGGCAAATGCAGGGGGCCGGCGGGAAAGCCATGGGCTTCGGCAAATCGAAGGCCAAGCTTTTGACGGAGGCACATGGCCGCGTGACATTCGAGGATGTCGCGGGTGTCGACGAGGCCAAGGAAGATCTGCAGGAGATCGTCGAATTTCTGCGCGATCCGCAAAAATTCCAAAGGCTCGGCGGCCGCATACCGCGCGGCGTTCTGCTGGTCGGACCACCCGGTACGGGTAAGACATTACTCGCCCGCGCGATCGCTGGCGAAGCCAATGTGCCCTTCTTCACGATTTCGGGTTCGGATTTCGTCGAAATGTTCGTCGGCGTCGGTGCAAGCCGCGTGCGCGACATGTTCGAGCAGGCCAAGAAGAATGCGCCGTGCATCATCTTCATCGATGAAATCGATGCCGTCGGCCGGCATCGTGGCGCAGGCCTCGGCGGCGGCAATGACGAACGCGAGCAGACCTTGAACCAGTTGCTCGTCGAGATGGACGGCTTCGAAGCGAACGAGGGGATCATCCTGATCGCCGCGACGAACAGGCCGGACGTGCTCGATCCCGCGTTGCTGCGTCCCGGCCGTTTCGACCGGCAGATCGTTGTGCCGAATCCCGATATCGTCGGCCGCGAACGCATCCTGAAGGTCCATGTCCGCAAGGTGCCTCTCGCGCCGGACGTCGACCTGCGCACCGTTGCGCGCGGCACGCCGGGCTTCTCGGGCGCCGACTTGATGAACCTCGTCAATGAAGCGGCCTTGATGGCGGCGCGGCGCGGCAAGCGCATCGTGACCATGGTCGAGTTCGAAGACGCCAAGGACAAGATCATGATGGGCGCCGAACGGCGCACACTCGTCATGACCGAAAAGGAAAAGGAACTGACGGCCTATCACGAAGGCGGTCATGCCATCGTCGCGCTCAATGTGATCGCGACGGACCCGGTGCATAAGGCGACGATCATTCCGCGCGGCCGCGCGATGGGCATGGTCATGCAGCTCCCCGAACGCGACAAGCTTTCGATGAGCTACGAACAGATGACCTCGCGGCTCGCCGTCTTGATGGCAGGCCGTGTCTCGGAAGAGATCGTGTTCGGCTGGGAGAAGGTGACGTCCGGGGCGCAATCCGACATCGAGCAGGCGACGAAATTGGCCCGCGCGATGGTGACGCGCTGGGGCTTTTCGGAAGAGCTCGGCACCGTGATGTATGGCGAGAACCAGGAAGAGGTTTTCCTCGGCTATTCCATGGGCCGCCAGCAAAATATCTCGGAAGCCACCTCGCAGAAGATCGACGCCGAAGTGCGCCGTCTCGTCGAGGCCGGTCACGCCGAGGCGACGCGCATCATCACCGAAAAGCGCGCCGATCTCGAAGTGCTCGCCAAGGGCCTCCTCGAATATGAGACCTTGTCCGGCGACGAAATCATCGGACTTCTGCAAGGCCGCCGACCGGTTCGCGAAGTCGCGGAAGAACCCGCGCCTGTACGTGCGCCGACCTCGCCGGTTCCGACAACCGGGACGAGCCGGCCGCGGCCCGGTCCCGAGCCCGGCTTGGAGCCGCAGCCGCAGGTGTGA
- the ybgF gene encoding tol-pal system protein YbgF gives MFFPIKVFLPVIGAPLAGLALLGTVAAAEDPLPTSGRLDQLQSQIEGLKSKLQNQFAQGYGYGRPPGNVGGGDDYGGPSYNSPNSPPAQDAAGLDVRVTHLENEIRQINGQIEQMQFAERKLEDALKKFQQDVDFRFQDIGGHGGASHLQKRTDASDSDAVLPPSSSPSATASADLSPNSSPSPLRGHRGDAFDPASDPNAPGAPRQLGSIASTATALPPPEPQRSASRSGTPSIIAEDEGDPNAPLDLSSGRRSSMSSSTPASTTPGAGTAAAPRQIPLTPQAPSATPGTQVATIPAAASPKDEFDSALGYFKQKEYENAEKSFSAFLQKNPKSRMTPDAIYYLGETYYQRGRQREAAEQYLKISTDYSTSGHAPEAMLRLGQSLKALGAKEQACATFIEVTKKYPNAASWVKNSAEKGAQEAKC, from the coding sequence ATGTTCTTTCCCATTAAAGTCTTTTTGCCCGTGATCGGCGCGCCGCTCGCCGGTTTAGCCTTGCTTGGCACGGTGGCCGCAGCCGAAGACCCCCTGCCTACCTCGGGTCGCCTCGATCAGCTTCAAAGCCAGATCGAGGGATTGAAATCGAAACTCCAGAACCAATTCGCGCAGGGCTATGGTTATGGGCGTCCGCCCGGCAATGTCGGCGGCGGAGACGATTATGGCGGCCCATCTTATAACAGCCCTAACAGCCCGCCGGCCCAAGATGCCGCCGGCCTCGACGTGCGAGTGACCCATCTCGAAAACGAGATCCGGCAGATCAACGGGCAGATCGAGCAAATGCAATTCGCTGAGCGTAAGCTTGAGGATGCGCTGAAGAAATTCCAGCAGGATGTCGATTTCCGCTTTCAGGATATCGGCGGCCATGGCGGCGCGTCGCACCTGCAGAAACGGACCGATGCTTCGGACAGCGACGCCGTTTTGCCGCCGAGCTCGAGCCCAAGTGCTACGGCAAGCGCGGATCTCTCGCCTAATTCTTCGCCCAGTCCTCTGCGGGGCCATCGCGGCGATGCTTTCGATCCGGCCTCCGATCCCAATGCGCCGGGCGCACCGCGCCAGCTCGGCAGCATTGCCTCGACCGCAACGGCTTTGCCGCCTCCCGAACCGCAGCGAAGCGCCTCCCGCAGTGGGACACCGAGCATCATCGCCGAGGATGAAGGTGATCCGAATGCGCCGCTCGATCTTTCCTCAGGCCGGCGGTCGTCCATGTCCTCGTCTACGCCGGCCAGTACCACTCCGGGCGCCGGAACAGCCGCGGCGCCGCGGCAAATTCCCTTGACGCCTCAGGCGCCGAGCGCGACGCCGGGGACGCAAGTGGCGACCATCCCGGCCGCCGCCTCGCCGAAAGACGAGTTCGATTCGGCGCTCGGCTATTTCAAGCAGAAGGAATATGAAAACGCCGAAAAGAGCTTTTCGGCTTTCCTGCAGAAAAATCCGAAAAGCCGGATGACGCCCGATGCGATCTATTATCTCGGTGAGACCTATTATCAGCGTGGCCGTCAGCGCGAAGCTGCCGAGCAATATCTGAAGATCTCGACCGATTATTCGACGTCCGGCCATGCGCCCGAGGCCATGCTGCGCCTTGGCCAATCCTTGAAGGCGCTCGGCGCCAAGGAGCAGGCCTGCGCGACCTTCATCGAAGTGACGAAGAAATATCCAAACGCCGCGAGCTGGGTGAAAAACAGCGCCGAGAAGGGCGCCCAAGAAGCCAAATGCTAG
- a CDS encoding quinone-dependent dihydroorotate dehydrogenase encodes MISRLAKWARPLLFRLDPETAHHLTIAALQIAPLPKSVPEDPRLSVEAFGLSFSNPLGLAAGFDKNAQVPDRMARLGFGFVEVGTVTPRPQAGNPRPRLFRLAQDEAAINRFGFNNEGHASVHQRLLAHPCTAVPLGINLGANKDTEDRAGDYVQGIGRFADVASYFTINVSSPNTPGLRDLQGAQALDDLLARVLAARDVASEHHGRKPVLLKIAPDLTLNELDAIVSTARQKKIDGLIVSNTTVTRPPSLRGAAQSETGGLSGKPLFDLSTRMLAETYLRVEDQFPLIGVGGIDSAETAFAKIEAGATLVQLYTAMVFHGPALIGDIKRGLLRILDEKNYPLLAEAIGTGAADWAAGKASLTRCR; translated from the coding sequence ATGATCAGCCGCTTAGCCAAATGGGCGAGGCCCCTGCTCTTCCGGCTCGATCCCGAGACGGCGCATCATCTGACGATCGCGGCGCTCCAGATCGCGCCCTTACCCAAGTCAGTACCCGAGGATCCGCGCCTTAGCGTGGAGGCATTCGGCCTTTCCTTCAGCAATCCGCTCGGGCTCGCGGCGGGCTTCGATAAGAATGCGCAGGTGCCGGACCGCATGGCGCGTCTCGGCTTCGGCTTCGTCGAAGTGGGCACGGTGACGCCGCGCCCGCAAGCCGGCAATCCGCGTCCGCGTCTGTTTCGCCTCGCCCAAGATGAAGCGGCGATCAATCGTTTCGGCTTCAACAACGAGGGCCACGCGAGCGTCCATCAGCGGCTTCTCGCACATCCTTGCACCGCCGTGCCGCTCGGCATCAATCTTGGCGCCAATAAAGATACGGAAGATCGCGCCGGCGACTATGTGCAAGGCATCGGGCGCTTTGCCGATGTCGCATCCTATTTCACGATCAATGTCTCGTCGCCGAATACGCCGGGCCTGCGCGATCTCCAGGGCGCGCAAGCGCTCGACGATCTTTTGGCCCGCGTGCTGGCCGCGCGAGACGTTGCGAGCGAACATCATGGCCGTAAGCCCGTGCTTTTGAAGATCGCGCCCGATCTGACCTTGAATGAATTGGATGCGATTGTTTCGACCGCGCGGCAAAAAAAGATCGATGGGCTGATCGTCTCGAACACGACGGTGACACGCCCGCCTTCACTTCGCGGCGCGGCGCAGAGCGAGACCGGCGGCCTCTCCGGCAAGCCTCTGTTCGACCTCTCGACGCGCATGCTCGCCGAGACCTATCTGAGAGTCGAAGACCAATTTCCGCTGATCGGCGTCGGCGGGATCGACAGCGCGGAAACAGCCTTCGCCAAGATCGAGGCTGGGGCGACGCTGGTGCAGCTTTATACGGCGATGGTCTTTCACGGACCGGCGCTGATCGGCGACATCAAGCGCGGGCTTTTGCGCATCCTCGACGAAAAAAACTATCCGCTGCTCGCCGAGGCGATCGGCACGGGCGCGGCGGACTGGGCTGCCGGAAAGGCCTCTCTCACCAGGTGCCGATAG
- the tilS gene encoding tRNA lysidine(34) synthetase TilS gives MLEPLLTPGEERRQAPEREALRQSPAVETIFSSLRPAKAVVLAVSGGPDSVALMLMAADWAKSGDTPPVLVATVDHGLRPESRHEAEQVGLWAKALGLPHRVLSWDGEKPKTRVQERARDARYGLLCAYAAEIGADCLVTAHHADDQAETILFRLLRGSGLKGLAGMAFATPRGGLTHVRPLLDWTKDDLVALCGDRGHTFFDDPSNRNQAYARARLRRLSGVLAENGLDRDALLRLGARAARADVALQARAVALAAGLQNLAAEPGFEADISPLRAESEEILGRILEIVIRAVAGKDVLLRLDRLESASAALQAALDRRECFSATLGGTSLHLDLKTYLSIRPEGPRRRGRTKSL, from the coding sequence ATGCTAGAGCCTCTCCTTACGCCGGGCGAAGAGCGCCGGCAGGCTCCCGAACGGGAGGCCTTGCGGCAAAGTCCGGCGGTGGAGACGATCTTCTCAAGCTTGCGGCCGGCCAAAGCGGTTGTGCTCGCGGTGTCCGGCGGACCGGATTCCGTCGCCTTGATGCTCATGGCGGCGGACTGGGCAAAATCGGGCGATACGCCGCCCGTCCTCGTGGCGACGGTCGATCATGGATTGCGGCCCGAATCGCGTCATGAAGCAGAGCAGGTCGGCCTTTGGGCGAAGGCGCTCGGCTTGCCGCATCGTGTTCTTTCATGGGACGGCGAGAAGCCGAAAACCCGCGTTCAGGAACGTGCCCGCGACGCCCGCTATGGGCTCTTATGCGCCTATGCCGCCGAGATCGGCGCCGATTGTCTCGTCACCGCGCATCACGCCGATGATCAGGCGGAGACGATTTTGTTTCGCCTGTTGCGTGGCAGCGGACTTAAAGGTCTTGCCGGAATGGCCTTTGCGACGCCGCGCGGCGGCCTCACCCATGTGCGGCCTCTGCTCGATTGGACGAAGGACGATCTTGTCGCTTTATGCGGCGACCGTGGACATACATTCTTCGACGATCCGTCGAACCGCAATCAGGCCTATGCGCGCGCGCGATTGCGGCGCCTTTCCGGCGTTCTCGCCGAAAATGGGCTCGATCGCGACGCCTTGCTGAGGCTCGGTGCCCGCGCTGCGCGCGCTGATGTTGCATTGCAAGCCCGGGCCGTGGCTTTGGCCGCCGGATTGCAGAATCTCGCCGCCGAACCCGGCTTCGAAGCCGATATTTCGCCGCTTCGCGCGGAATCGGAAGAGATTCTGGGGCGGATTTTGGAGATTGTCATTCGGGCGGTGGCCGGCAAAGACGTCCTTTTGCGGCTCGACCGGCTCGAATCCGCGAGCGCCGCTCTGCAAGCCGCTCTCGACCGGCGCGAGTGCTTCTCAGCAACTCTTGGCGGTACGTCTTTACATCTCGATTTAAAGACCTACCTCTCCATTCGTCCGGAAGGCCCGCGCCGGCGCGGCCGGACAAAGAGCCTGTGA